Part of the Streptomyces sp. NBC_01353 genome, GTCAGCGCCCACTGCGACCTCCCCTGCGGTGTCTACGACCCGGCCCAGGCCCGGATCGAGGCCGAGTCGGTCAAGGCCGTCCAGGAGAAGTACCAGGCCAACGAGGACGCGCACTTCCGCGCGCGTGCCACGGTCATCAAGGAGCAGCGCGCGGAGCTCGCGAAGCACCACATCTCGGTGCTGTGGAGCGACTACTTCAAGCCCCCGCACTTCGAGAAGTACCCGGAGCTGCACCAGCTCATCAACGACACCCTGAAGGCCCTCTCGGCCGCCAAGGCGTCGACGGACCCGAAGACGGGCGAGAAGGCGCTGGAGCTCATCGCCGAGGTCGACCGGATCTTCTGGGAGACGAAGAAGGCCTGACCTTCCTCGCGCAAAGCACCGCCCGAAGGGGCCCGCCCGGCAATCCCGGACGGGCCCCTTCGGCTTGCGCGATGCGCGGCCGAGTCACGCGGCGGGCTCCACCGGAAGGGTGTAGCGGAGCTTCTGCTTCGGCGTGGCGCCCAGGCGGTCGTAGAAGCGGATCGCCCCCTCGTTCCAGGTCGGGGTCTGCCACTGGATCTCCGTCAGGCCGAGTGCCTGGGCCTCCGCGCGCAGGGCCTCCATGAAGAGCGGGCCCAGGCCCAGGCCGCGGTCCGTCGCGGAGAGGTAGAGGCAGTCCATGTGGAGGTACTCGGCGCCGTCCCAGGTGGAGAGTTCGGGGGCACACGTGGCGTAACCCGCGAGGCGGCCGTCAGGGAGTTCGGCCACGAGGCAGCGCAGGCGGGGCGGTTCGGGGCCGAAAAGGAGACGGGCGAGGCGGTCCGCGAGGCCCGGGGCCGGGGGCGCGGCCTTCTCGTACGCGGCGTGCTCCGCGGCCAGCTCCGCCACCCGGTCGAGGTCCTCCCGGCGGGCGTGCCGTACGCGTGCGGCGGTCAACGGAGCTTCCCCTCGACGGCCTCGGTCGCGTGCACGCTCCTCGCCGCCGTCTCGTCCACAAGATCCTTCATACCGTCATCATGCCCGGCCCCACCGACATCCCGTGCCGGCGCAGCCACTGCCGGTACGGCGCCGCCCGCAGCGCCGCCTCCCGGTAGGCCGCCGCCAGGTCGTCGTACAGCGGGTCGAGCAGCGCCCCGTCGCGGGCGTAGAGGAGCAGACGTACCGCCAACGGGTCGTCCCGGAGCGGCCTGATCGCCATGTCCTCGCGTGGCAACGATGTCGGCTGGCAAGGTGCCACCGCCTCGCCGAGAACGATCAAGGACGCAGCCGTGTGGTAGTCGCCGTGCAGCAGCGGGGGGTCGATACCGGCCTCGCTCAGGACGCGCCGCAGCCCGTCCCACTCGCCGTCCACCGTCGGGTCGACCATCCAGCGGTCCTCGGCGAGGTCCGCCAGCTCCACCACGGGCAGCGCGGCGGCCGGATGGTCCTGGGCCATCGAGACGAACTGCGGCTCCCGCTCGACCAGGACCCGCGCCAGCAGGCCGTCCGGCACCCGCAGCGGGCATCCCTCGACCTCGTGGACGAACGCCACGTCCAGCTGCCCCACCGCGACCGACCGCAGCAGGGCGTTGGCGGAGACGTCCATGTGGAGCGCGATGTCCGTGCCCGGGAGGCCCTGGCGCAGCCGGCGCAGCCAGCCCGGCAGGGCCCTGCTCGCTGTCGAACCGACCCGCAGCCGCGGCCCGTCGGTGCGGGCCGCCGCGGCCCTGGTCTCGTAGATCAGCGCGGCCATCTGGTCGACGAGCGGGCGCGCCCTGCTGAGGACCGAGCGGCCCAGCGGTGTCGGGCGGCAGCCGGTGCGGCCGCGCGCGAAGAGCTCCGCACCGAGGGCGTTCTCGATCCGGCGCAGCTGGGTCGTCAACGACGGCTGACTCATGCCCAGTTGCCGCGCCGCCTTGTGCAGACTGCCCGTGTCCGCGATGGCGCAGAGCACGCGCAGATGTCTCACCTCCAGCTCCATGCCCCGAGGGTAGGGCCGCACCCGGGGTCGCACCAGACACCCTCGTCACACCAATTCCCTTTATTTCGAGGGGAGTTCAGACTCGTCCCCATCAGGTGGTGATGCCTTCGCGCTATCCCCTGCTGCCATCATCCGCACCGGCCCCGGCTCCCCCGACACTCTCTCCAACCGACCAGGAGGAGCCACCCCCCATGAGACACCCCAAGGTCCTCACCGCCTCGCTCGCCGCCACCCTCGGCCTCGGTCTCGCCGCCGCACTGGGCGCCCCCACCGCCTCTGCCGCGCCCGTCGACTCCACCGCCGCGCCCTCCGGCTACGCGGCGTACGCCGGGTCCGCCGAGGACGCCAAGGCGACCAAGGCGTTCCACGACGCCGTGATGAAGTCCGTGGCGAAGAAGCGGGCCGCCAACCCCGGAGCGGCCGCCGTCACCGTCGTGTACAGCGCCGCCAACGCCCCGAGCTTCCGCACCCAGATATCCCGCAGCACCCAGATATGGAACAGCTCGGTGGTCAACGTACGGCTGGTGGAGGGCAGCAACCCCGACTTCCGCTACTACGAGGGCAATGACTCGCGCGGTTCGTACGCCAGCACCGACGGGCACGGCAACGGCTACATCTTCCTCGACTACCGGCAGAACCAGCAGTACAACTCCACCCGCGTCACCGCCCACGAGACCGGGCACGTCCTCGGCCTCCCCGACCACTACTCGGGCCCGTGCAGCGAGCTGATGTCCGGCGGCGGCCCGGGCACCTCCTGCCAGAACGCCCAGCCCAACGCCCAGGAGCGGGCACGCGTCGACCAGCTGTGGCGCAACGGTCTCGCCACGGCCTTCAAGTCCTTCTGATCCCACCCGCTCCCGGCGGGGCGGACGGTTGCGACCGTTCGCCCCGCCGAGAGCGAACATCCTTGGATCCGGGCCGAGTTGTGTGAAAGCTGGGAGCACACATCCCGGACACCGGAGGCGTCCCATGACCGCCGAGCACACGAACACCCTGTACGAGGCCGTGGGCGGCGCCGACGCGCTGCGCCGGCTGTCCGACACGTTCTACGAGGCGGTCCTGGCCGACCCTCTCCTCGCACCCGTCTTCGCCGACTTCACCTCCGCCCATGTCGAGCATGTCGCCGTCTGGCTGGCGGAGGTGTTCTCGGGACCCGCCGACTTCACGGCGGAACTGGGCGGCCATCAGGCACTGCTCCGCGCCCACCTCGGGCTCGCCATCACGGAGGAGCAGCGGCTGCGCTGGATGGAGCTGATGACCGCGGCGGTGGAGAAGGAGCTGCCGGACGACGAGCTGCTGCGCCGCCGGGTGGTGGAGTACTTCGATTGGGGTACCAGGATCGCCAAGGATGTCTCGGCCGCGGAGCCGGGCACGGATCTCGGCGAACCCGGCCCCACCCCGCGCTGGGGGTGGAACGGCCTCGCCTGACAGCGCCGGCGCCCCGAGCGCCGCACCTCATCAGACGCGTACGCCTCACCGGACCGCCGTGCGCCCCACGAGACGGCCGTGAAGCACCCCGCCCGCGCGCCTGCGTCCCGCCCTGCCCCGCTCCCCCGTCCCCTGCGTCAGGCGGCCTGGAGGAGCTTGCGGCCGAACTCCGCCCCGGCCGGGAGCTGGCGCCTCACCCGCTCCAGGGCCTCGTCGAAGTCGCCCCCGGCGATGCCCGATTCGAAGGCGGCGCCGCCGTAGTGCAGCGTCAGGCTCAGGTCCGCGCGCTCACCGAGCGTCAGCAGACAGCCGAGGGTGGCCTGCTGCATGGCGCCGTCCATGACGACGGGGAGCGGCAGGTCCCACTCCAGGACACAACCGGTGAGGGCCTCGCCGCCCTCGTCCGTCGCGCGCAGGGCGGCGAAGGTCGCGCCCGTGTACTCGACTCCCCTGATGCGGGTGGACACCTGGCTCCCGCCGGCCGTGATCACGATCGCTTCCGCGCCGCTGCGGTCCCGGTACCAACCGGTCCAGACTTCTGACGACTCCGATGACATGCGCGGACTGTAGCGGTCTGACCGGCTCCTTCGCGCGTCCGGTCACCCCGGGGCCGGACTTCTCCCGGTCTCGCCGTTCTTGCCGGTCACGTGCGTGCTAGTGGCTTCCGCACCACCCTCGGGAGCTCCGTCCCGGGCTTCCTCAGGAGCGTCGTCGTCCCGGTCGGCGCCCTCGGGGTTGATGTACAGCTCGCACCGCGGGTTGCGGCACGGCTGCACTTCCCACTCCGGCACCCAGGCCCCCAGGACCTTGTGCCGCTTCGCGACGATGCCGAGGGACTGTCCGCAGGCCTGGCATGTGGGCGTGGCCTGCGGGTCCCGTACCGTACGCGGGGTTTGGCTGCCCATACCTCCCAGGGTAGGGCGCCCCACTTGTCACCGCTTCCTGGTGTACGTACGAACGAGCACGCCGTTGTCGAAGGCGCGCACCGCGCCGAGTTCGAAGTCGCGGGGCTCGAAGCCGGCGCCGAACATCGGCATACCGGAGCCGAAGACCTGCGGGTACGTCTTGATGATCAGCTCGTCGATCTCGTCGATGAGTTCGCCGGCGATCGTGGAGCCGCCGCAGAGCCAGATGTCGAGCGGGCTCTCCTCGGCCTTCAGTTCGCGGACCCGGCCGACCAGGTCGTCGGCGATCAGCTCGACGTTGGGGTCGGGCGACTCGCCGAGCGAGCGGGTCGCGACGAGCTCCCGCAGGTGGGAGTAGGGGCTGGTGATGCCGACGTCCAGGCCGATCCGGTACGAGTTCAGGCCCTGGATCGCGGTGTCGAAGCGGCGGATCTCGGTGCCGGGCTCGATGCCGAGCACGGGCCACGCAGGGGCGGCGACGGTCTCCGGGTACTCGGACTTCAAGTACTCCAGGAATTCCCCGGCCACGTAGGCGTACGTGGACGTGGCATCGCCCTTCGGGTCACCGATGAAGCCGTCGATGGAGCAGGCGATGAAGTAGGTGAGCTTGCGCAAACCGGTCCTCTTTGTCTCTTGTGTGCGGGCTGCGATCACAACCACGACGGCTATAGTGCTTCATCTGTAGTGGTTGCGCAAGCCCTAAGTTCGACGAGAGTCGAAGAGAACGGAAGGAACCCGGATGGCGAGGAATCCCGAGCGGCGTACGGCCCTGCTCGACGCGGCGATCGAGGTGCTCGCGGACGAAGGCGCCCGTGGGCTGACCTTCCGGGCGGTCGACGCCCGTGCCGACGTCCCCACGGGCACCTCGTCCAACTACTTCACGGACCGGGACCAGCTGCTCTCCCAGGTCGGGGAACGGATCTTCGTCCGTCTCACCCCGGAGCCCGGCTCCGTGGACACGGCCATGCTGCCCGAGCCCAGCCGCGAGCTGGTCGTGGAACTGATGCGCTGGCTCGCCCGGCGGATGGCTGCCGAGCGCAGCTGCTACCTGGGCCTCTTCGAGCTCCGGCTGGAGGCCACCCGCCGCCCCGAACTGCGCGCCCGGCTCACCGACGTACTGCGCGGCGACCTCGACGAGAACATCCGCCTGCACCTCGCCGCCGGGATGCCGGGCGACGCGGACACCGTGCGGCTGCTCTACTTCGCCCTCACCGGGCTGCTGCTCGACCACTTCACGGTCCCCGGCCTGCACGACGACCGGGAGCTGGACTCCCTCATCGAGACCGTGGTGTACCGCATCGTCCCGGAGGCCTGACCCTCAGCGGGTGCGGCGGGTCACGAACTCGGCGAGGGCCGGCAGGTCCCCCGCGTGAGCTGGAAGGCGAGCCCGGCCTCCCGGCCGAAGGCGTCCATCGCCGCGACCTCCTCCTCGCCCGCCCCCGCGTACAGCGCACCGGCACGGTCGGCCGATCCGGGGCGGGGGGCCGTCGGCGCGGCCCCCCGCCCTGGATCGGCGAGTCTCCGGTTCGCCGGATCGGCGAGATCAGCGCCAGCGGCTGACCTCCACGTTCTCCAGGACTCCCAGCGCGTCGGGCACGAGGATCGCCGCCGAGTAGTAGGCCGTGACCAGGTAGGAGATGATCGCCTGCTCGTCGATCCCCATGAAGCGGACGGACAGGCTCGGCTCGATCTCGTCCGGGATGCCCGTCTGGTGGAGGCCGATCACGCCCTGGTCGGACTCGCCCGTACGCATACAGATGATCGACGTGGTCCGGGCGTCGGAGACCGGGATCTTGTTGCACGGGTAGATCGGCACCCCGCGCCAGGTCGGGATCCGGTTGCCGTTGATCTCGATGGACTCGGGGACGAGGCCGCGCCGGTTGCACTCGCGCCCGAAGGCGGCGATGGCGCGCGGGTGGGCGAGGAACATCTTGGAGCCCCGGCGGCGCGAGAGGAGCTCGTCCATGTCGTCCGGGCTGGGCACGCCGTCGTGCGGCTGGAGCCGCTGTCCGTAGTCGCAGTTGGAGAGGAGACCGAACTCCCGGTTGTTGATGAGCTCGTGCTCCTGGCGCTCACGCAGCGCCTCGACCGTGAGCCGCAACTGCTGCTCGGTCTGGTTCATCGGCTGGTTGTACAGGTCGGCGACGCGGCTGTGGACCTTCAGCACGGTCTGCGCGACGGACAGTTCGTACTCGCGCGGGGAGGCGTCGTAGTCCACGTACGTGTGCGGGACGACCGCCTCGCCGACATGGCCGGCGGAGAGGTCGATCTCGGCCTCGCCGTACTTGTTGGTGCGCTGGTGGGGCAGAGCGGCCACGCCCGCGAGGTGGGCGGCGAGCGACCCGGCCCGCTCGGCGAGGTTGCGCACGTCGTCCCGGGTGAGCTCGAGGACCGTGCAGGTGGTGGCCGCGCGAGCGGTCCACTCCCAGGTGGCGTCCTCGTGGGTCAGCGAGCTGTCGCCGAAGTAGGCGCCGTCGGCGAGGACTCCGAGGATCGCCTCGTCGCCGTACGGCCCCTCGCCGATCTGCTCGACCTTGCCGTGCGCGAGGAGGTGCACGCGGTCGGTGGGCTCGCCGGCGGTGGCGATCACCTCTCCCGGCGTGTACTGGCGCTGGCGGCACCGCGACGCGAGCTCGGTGAGCGCCTCCTCGTCCTCGTAGCCGCGCAGCGCCGGGAGTTCGCCGAGCTCGGCGGGGATCACCGCGACACGCTCTCCGGTCTGCACGAAGGTGACGCGGCCGTCACCCACGGAGTAGCTGAGCCTCCGGTTCACCCGGTACGTACCGCCCTGGACCTGCACCCACGGCAGCGTCCGCAGCAGCCACCGGGAGGTGATCTCCTGCATCTGCGGGGCCGACTTGGTGGTGGTCGCCAGGTTCCGCGCGGCGGCGGTACCGAGACTCTGCTGCGGGCTTGCCTGTTCCGCGCGGACCTCGTCGCCAACCGAACCAACGGACATGGAACTCCCTCTCGATATGACTGAGCTGCGAGAGGAAGCCTTTCAGCACGGAGAGTGCCCGCGCCATTACACAAATGAGTGGGAGTGGATCACCTCCGACTGGGCATGTCACCCGGTTTCCACTCGAACAGCACGCCTCCGTCCCCCTCGTGGCGCAGTGTCCGGATCGGCTCGAACACAGCCCGAACGGGTGGCCCGGAGCCGAGGACTCCGGTACTCCGGTAAGCGGTTCCGTCCCGTTCCGCTCATCCGAAGGAGTCGGTCATGGCCCCACCCATGTCCGCGAGCAGGTTCCTCGACGCATTGCGCGACGAGGGCCTGACGGTCGTCCAGGTCGGCGACTGGCGCACACACAACCGCAACCACAAGGGCCCCTGGGGCCCCGTCCACGGCGTGATGATCCATCACACCGTCACCCGGGGCACCGCGAACACCGTCCGGCTCTGCAGGGACGGCCACAGCACCCTGCCCGGGCCGCTCTGTCACGGCGTGATCGCCAAGGACGGCAGGGTCCACCTGGTCGGCTACGGCCGCGCCAATCACGCCGGGGCCGGAGACGACGACGTCCTGCGCGCGGTCATCGCCGAGCAGCGCCTCCCACCGGACAACGAGGCCACGAC contains:
- the sodN gene encoding superoxide dismutase, Ni, with translation MLSRLFAPKVKVSAHCDLPCGVYDPAQARIEAESVKAVQEKYQANEDAHFRARATVIKEQRAELAKHHISVLWSDYFKPPHFEKYPELHQLINDTLKALSAAKASTDPKTGEKALELIAEVDRIFWETKKA
- a CDS encoding GNAT family N-acetyltransferase produces the protein MTAARVRHARREDLDRVAELAAEHAAYEKAAPPAPGLADRLARLLFGPEPPRLRCLVAELPDGRLAGYATCAPELSTWDGAEYLHMDCLYLSATDRGLGLGPLFMEALRAEAQALGLTEIQWQTPTWNEGAIRFYDRLGATPKQKLRYTLPVEPAA
- a CDS encoding LysR family transcriptional regulator, whose amino-acid sequence is MELEVRHLRVLCAIADTGSLHKAARQLGMSQPSLTTQLRRIENALGAELFARGRTGCRPTPLGRSVLSRARPLVDQMAALIYETRAAAARTDGPRLRVGSTASRALPGWLRRLRQGLPGTDIALHMDVSANALLRSVAVGQLDVAFVHEVEGCPLRVPDGLLARVLVEREPQFVSMAQDHPAAALPVVELADLAEDRWMVDPTVDGEWDGLRRVLSEAGIDPPLLHGDYHTAASLIVLGEAVAPCQPTSLPREDMAIRPLRDDPLAVRLLLYARDGALLDPLYDDLAAAYREAALRAAPYRQWLRRHGMSVGPGMMTV
- the snpA gene encoding snapalysin, which translates into the protein MRHPKVLTASLAATLGLGLAAALGAPTASAAPVDSTAAPSGYAAYAGSAEDAKATKAFHDAVMKSVAKKRAANPGAAAVTVVYSAANAPSFRTQISRSTQIWNSSVVNVRLVEGSNPDFRYYEGNDSRGSYASTDGHGNGYIFLDYRQNQQYNSTRVTAHETGHVLGLPDHYSGPCSELMSGGGPGTSCQNAQPNAQERARVDQLWRNGLATAFKSF
- a CDS encoding group II truncated hemoglobin; the encoded protein is MTAEHTNTLYEAVGGADALRRLSDTFYEAVLADPLLAPVFADFTSAHVEHVAVWLAEVFSGPADFTAELGGHQALLRAHLGLAITEEQRLRWMELMTAAVEKELPDDELLRRRVVEYFDWGTRIAKDVSAAEPGTDLGEPGPTPRWGWNGLA
- a CDS encoding DUF6304 family protein, translating into MSSESSEVWTGWYRDRSGAEAIVITAGGSQVSTRIRGVEYTGATFAALRATDEGGEALTGCVLEWDLPLPVVMDGAMQQATLGCLLTLGERADLSLTLHYGGAAFESGIAGGDFDEALERVRRQLPAGAEFGRKLLQAA
- a CDS encoding dihydrofolate reductase, translating into MRKLTYFIACSIDGFIGDPKGDATSTYAYVAGEFLEYLKSEYPETVAAPAWPVLGIEPGTEIRRFDTAIQGLNSYRIGLDVGITSPYSHLRELVATRSLGESPDPNVELIADDLVGRVRELKAEESPLDIWLCGGSTIAGELIDEIDELIIKTYPQVFGSGMPMFGAGFEPRDFELGAVRAFDNGVLVRTYTRKR
- a CDS encoding TetR family transcriptional regulator; this translates as MARNPERRTALLDAAIEVLADEGARGLTFRAVDARADVPTGTSSNYFTDRDQLLSQVGERIFVRLTPEPGSVDTAMLPEPSRELVVELMRWLARRMAAERSCYLGLFELRLEATRRPELRARLTDVLRGDLDENIRLHLAAGMPGDADTVRLLYFALTGLLLDHFTVPGLHDDRELDSLIETVVYRIVPEA
- a CDS encoding family 2B encapsulin nanocompartment shell protein, producing MSVGSVGDEVRAEQASPQQSLGTAAARNLATTTKSAPQMQEITSRWLLRTLPWVQVQGGTYRVNRRLSYSVGDGRVTFVQTGERVAVIPAELGELPALRGYEDEEALTELASRCRQRQYTPGEVIATAGEPTDRVHLLAHGKVEQIGEGPYGDEAILGVLADGAYFGDSSLTHEDATWEWTARAATTCTVLELTRDDVRNLAERAGSLAAHLAGVAALPHQRTNKYGEAEIDLSAGHVGEAVVPHTYVDYDASPREYELSVAQTVLKVHSRVADLYNQPMNQTEQQLRLTVEALRERQEHELINNREFGLLSNCDYGQRLQPHDGVPSPDDMDELLSRRRGSKMFLAHPRAIAAFGRECNRRGLVPESIEINGNRIPTWRGVPIYPCNKIPVSDARTTSIICMRTGESDQGVIGLHQTGIPDEIEPSLSVRFMGIDEQAIISYLVTAYYSAAILVPDALGVLENVEVSRWR
- a CDS encoding N-acetylmuramoyl-L-alanine amidase; translated protein: MAPPMSASRFLDALRDEGLTVVQVGDWRTHNRNHKGPWGPVHGVMIHHTVTRGTANTVRLCRDGHSTLPGPLCHGVIAKDGRVHLVGYGRANHAGAGDDDVLRAVIAEQRLPPDNEATTDGNRHFYGFECENLGDGKDPWPKVQLEAIEKAAAAVCRVHGWTHRSVIGHLEWQPGKVDPRGFTMASMRERIAERLR